The segment TTATTCTAACtctacacataaaatatttacaagacACTATATCCATATAAATTTCTGgatatcaataaaatgaataccAGAAATATGAATTATCACTAACAATtgatgaacaaaatttcaatggatttttagtttgaaattcttAACATATGTTCATGCAAAACTAAAAAAGTCACATgcaaaaagaaatagataaatttaaaaatcattttagaaacattcagtgttcaaataaataataaaatcataaaaaaagttattcacaaacatctttaaaattgcttagataaaattctataaattgtaCAAAGggtttttaacataattatatcatttttaagtttcagcaataaaatttcagtaacaacaatatatgcttttaaaatctttcaaatttgctaataaaaaaaaatgaatcaactcGAAAGAATAAAAGagacaacataaaatataacagcattcaaaattacacatttttatataaagatcataaacagtttcaaattatatttatatacagccatttgattttaaacatcttagaaaaattataatattttagggACTTATccattttgattaaagaaaaaaaaattaagacataatCAAGAGCATATATAGAGAActagtttcaatttttatcttaactgTCTTGGTCTGCCTGCTTGccatataagaattttttctttaatcttaaatGCTTTCGATTTGCACATATACATTgggaaatttattattgattacaGGTATATAATAAGCACATATATATcttcataaaatgctttattttgtaatatgttgTTAACCATATCCACTGCTTTGGAATACAAGAAATTGGCTCTGAGTAGGGGGTTTAACATGATATGCTAATAtctcataataaaggaaataagcGTTATAGGAAAATGACAAAACTCTGTATTTGCAGGATCAGATGGTATTGTTGCACAAATCACACAAGATTTTGCCAACAGTTACAAGGTTAAcggaatgcaatttaaaaattagcaaatatatttttaaatttctaacagatttatttttaagaaactatttgAAGCCctccagggaaaaaaaaaaaaaaaaaatagacagaaATTGTGCCCTTAAATGTATTtccaaacattaataaaataattaatacataattaattgaGACATTTCTTGGATACATGTGgtatatccaaatatttatcaaattatattgtgTATCCGGAGgctcttaaaagaatatttatgtaattttaaaactttaatacaatataacaaaaaagaaaacttaaatttcaagttaatttatACAATCCAGTGATAAAATATGTTGTTTCCTTTCATCAGTTAAAATAAACAGATCTTACGGATTTTTCcaagatatatttaagaaatttgatttactttagatatttaaCAGCACAACTACaataaatacaatacattttattttgataaaaattacattgccttttatagttaaatttttatttctgaaaatctgtatttagttcttaaaattttttttcttttaatgtatcaaaattttaaaaagaaacacatatcgcattttaaaaagtatatgcaaagaaaaataaaatctttaaattcttcaagcattaaaaaaaataggcaaattaaattagaagtttagttgaatttaaaaacatcttagagactatgcaaaataaaatttaattacatttcttaggaattatatgtatatatataaaaaaaaaattcttctcagcaaaattaaataaatataatttaagactTATATAAACTTTTACTAACTCGATGATAGTAAAAATCACAATCAAAAAGAGATAGTTGTTACACAAAGAAAtggctgaattttattttacgcAGATTCATCTCAAGCTGTCTTTCAAGCTTTTTCGTCTTTTCCTTTTTATGTcctatatatttgtttatacatTGATACTGAGTAAATGAGCGTTCAGATAAGTTATCAGCTCTAGACCACTTCATTCCGCTACACCATTCAGGAAGAGGACATGTGCAGGGCTTTGTTACATGCTTCAAGATATCCAAAGCATCTGACGTATCCAGCAAATCAGCACTATTATCCAAGAATCTACAAAACTCTTCTGGTGTCAGGGCACCAAAACGAAAATGTGGCAAGAGAGGTTTTAGAGCATCTCTAAGTGAAAGGGCCACTCCAATTTGAACTTGGTTCATGCCCCAATGTACCAAACTTTCCATCAGAAACAATTCACTAACACGTATAACTGGCAAATTGAAGAGCTCTTGAATAGTCTCAAGTTTTGCATTCAGAAAACCTTCACCACAAAGTGATGTTTCAGTATACCTCCGCATAAATTTTTTACAACAGTCAATTAATtgctccaaattaaaaaaaagagcagtTTCGTAgagtttccaaatattttttccgGTTATAGGGCAACAGCGGAAAAAGTTCCCACATTCCTCTTTTAATTCTTCAACGCAATATTTATCAGCAACAATCCAAGTATTCATAGCTTCATCTTCATCTGTCAAATGAATAAGAGCTCCATAAAAGTacctaaaacaaaatataataattgagtattttatatattatgtatttcttAAATCAGAAATTCTGAAACTACATGTcccaattaataaataatatcctaGTCCGAATTTACATGAACACTACTAGCAAGAGACTTCATAATTCTGGACCATTCAGACTAACAAACAACGCATTAACACCCTACTTTCCAGGTAACGTCGCTTCGATTCCATCGACTTATTGTATCAttctaattaagttaaaaatgtgtggCAATATTAAGTCACcatgaaaacttaaaaacaaacaaCGTTGGCTCTATTTTTGATTTGGAAAATTCGAAGCGACTAAATCTAAATGGAATATTAAAAGTAAtcgtaaataaaaaatactaattttattggAATCAGAGCATTAATATAAACTTGCATATAATACGTTTCACTGGTTTCCCTGCATGTGATACAATTCTAAGTTCTGACGACAAGGAAAGCAGAGAAAGTGAAGCTAATGCAATAATCATAGCAACCGTCAAAGTTCTATCTTTTTGAAAACCATTTTCGAAAATTCCAGAACAGTAAGGACCAGGTTTCTTCAACTAGAAATACGGTCAGAAATGCAAAGATAATtagagatgaaataaaatatgattatacgTGATACGTTCCATTGAACTTAATGTTTTGTTTAGTCAGCTCCAAGATATAAATATCAGGAAATAAACGGCAGATCAATTTTATTATGCTGTTACAGACCATTTATAGATCTGTAATGTTGCTACTCAGCAGAGTTAGTTCAATCATTGAAAAGGCAGTTGTCTGATCAGCTCTGCTGGACGCTGATCGGGTGTCTCGTCAGTGATTCCAGAACTAGGCGACAAGCTTagcgatcatttggcgacaaaatagatagtACTGGAAACgtccagaattttaattattcatccaataggaactgacaTATGCCTgtttgttccagaaccttctacGCTCACTTGTCGGCAGTATAAAATGCCGGCAATCTCAAACCGCAGTCAGTCGTGAAACGAGTTGTGGAAAGAGTCAACGGCCAATAGTTGCACAGGTCCGGCGAAGAGCTAGCGTTGTAAGGAGCTCAAGCGactgctgaattgagctgtgtgccgagtcctgagTCTTTATTGtgaaagcagcatcgagtcgtgtgtagAGTAGCCAGTCATGCAGTAGTGAGTCatcagttggatacagctaaagcgagggggcagtggagaattgcagaggTTTGGAGAAGGCCGTAGAGTGAAGCTGCAtagattccctccttctgctgaattctagCTGGCCgatttgtgtgctgtggttgttattattaCCAATTACTACTTGTTGGTAGTACTCGATAGCATCTGTAGTGTGCTGTTGTGAGTTGCATGTGTTTATCTCGGTTGTGCATTTGTTGTCTTAGTTTGATAGCCAACCTTTTCAAgttttgggaaaaatattttggttttcatGTAAATGCTACAACTGCGTATCAACTGCAGGCAAATGACTTAATCGAAAGACAATACAGAACTTTAAAAGcaagcctaaaatattaaaagctcGAATGAAAATTATGGTTGGAAACATTACTATTTATTCTTTTAGGAATGAGATCAGTTGTCAAAGACTTGGATAGCTCATCAGCAGAACTTATATCTGGGACAGTTGAGAATTATTTTCAACAGTCCTTTTCAAAAAACAGTCATTTCTCAAAaccttcagaaaaataataagagatATGAAGC is part of the Argiope bruennichi chromosome 10, qqArgBrue1.1, whole genome shotgun sequence genome and harbors:
- the LOC129989262 gene encoding BTB/POZ domain-containing protein 3-like isoform X1 gives rise to the protein MFPLIHHLQNCETKMSEGKIITFFLLNNDWMVFTDQKDRDKNTPVSVFSQRTGFEFELPASYNQWISMESVENGLQLILKDDQNTKDNALNCFESDWRAVLERYLFASEDSFLPDIALEVGPEKTLFHVHKFILALGCDVFKAMFYGPLAEKGEKVCIPDVSPAGFKIVLRYFYGALIHLTDEDEAMNTWIVADKYCVEELKEECGNFFRCCPITGKNIWKLYETALFFNLEQLIDCCKKFMRRYTETSLCGEGFLNAKLETIQELFNLPVIRVSELFLMESLVHWGMNQVQIGVALSLRDALKPLLPHFRFGALTPEEFCRFLDNSADLLDTSDALDILKHVTKPCTCPLPEWCSGMKWSRADNLSERSFTQYQCINKYIGHKKEKTKKLERQLEMNLRKIKFSHFFV
- the LOC129989262 gene encoding BTB/POZ domain-containing protein 3-like isoform X2, encoding MSEGKIITFFLLNNDWMVFTDQKDRDKNTPVSVFSQRTGFEFELPASYNQWISMESVENGLQLILKDDQNTKDNALNCFESDWRAVLERYLFASEDSFLPDIALEVGPEKTLFHVHKFILALGCDVFKAMFYGPLAEKGEKVCIPDVSPAGFKIVLRYFYGALIHLTDEDEAMNTWIVADKYCVEELKEECGNFFRCCPITGKNIWKLYETALFFNLEQLIDCCKKFMRRYTETSLCGEGFLNAKLETIQELFNLPVIRVSELFLMESLVHWGMNQVQIGVALSLRDALKPLLPHFRFGALTPEEFCRFLDNSADLLDTSDALDILKHVTKPCTCPLPEWCSGMKWSRADNLSERSFTQYQCINKYIGHKKEKTKKLERQLEMNLRKIKFSHFFV